Proteins from a single region of Dyadobacter fanqingshengii:
- a CDS encoding methylated-DNA--[protein]-cysteine S-methyltransferase, whose translation MNQETYNYDKIAKAIEFIVANAKDQPSLFDVAEEVSISQFHFQRVFTEWAGVSPKKFLQFITAGYLKEKIRESSNLVELAEQAGLSSQSRVYDHFISIEAVTPQEFKTSGKGLDISYGIHPTPFGDCFIAVTDRGICAMAFIDEAGREAELITLAKKWHYANIKHDQILTERFVNRIFQPASGSLEKLPILVQGTNFQLKVWEALLSIPNGALTTYQQIAQSIGHPGAVRAVGSAVGDNPIAYLIPCHRVIRKEGLLGEYRWGSLRKKALIGWEAARLA comes from the coding sequence ATGAACCAGGAAACTTATAATTACGACAAAATTGCAAAAGCCATCGAGTTCATCGTTGCCAATGCAAAAGACCAGCCTTCGCTATTTGACGTGGCTGAGGAAGTGAGCATCAGCCAGTTTCATTTCCAGCGTGTTTTTACAGAATGGGCAGGCGTAAGTCCCAAAAAATTCCTTCAATTCATTACCGCGGGCTATCTGAAAGAAAAGATCCGGGAATCATCCAACCTTGTTGAACTGGCGGAGCAGGCAGGACTGTCGAGCCAAAGCAGAGTTTACGACCATTTTATCAGCATTGAAGCAGTAACGCCGCAGGAATTTAAAACTTCGGGGAAAGGACTTGATATCAGCTATGGCATCCATCCCACACCGTTCGGTGATTGTTTTATTGCCGTTACAGACCGCGGCATTTGCGCGATGGCGTTCATTGACGAAGCAGGGCGGGAAGCAGAATTGATCACACTGGCCAAAAAGTGGCACTATGCCAACATCAAACACGACCAAATCCTAACGGAACGTTTTGTTAACCGCATTTTCCAGCCTGCTTCGGGTTCATTGGAAAAGCTTCCTATACTCGTTCAGGGGACCAATTTTCAGCTCAAAGTGTGGGAAGCATTGCTGAGCATTCCCAATGGCGCGCTGACCACTTACCAGCAAATAGCCCAAAGCATCGGACATCCGGGCGCCGTTCGCGCGGTTGGAAGCGCCGTGGGCGACAACCCGATCGCTTATCTGATCCCATGCCATCGTGTTATCCGTAAGGAAGGTTTACTTGGCGAATATCGCTGGGGAAGTTTGCGTAAAAAGGCATTGATAGGGTGGGAGGCGGCGCGTTTGGCCTAA
- a CDS encoding Gfo/Idh/MocA family protein: protein MDQIKWGIIGCGNVTEVKSGPAFNKVANSSLVAVMRRDAEKAADYAQRHNVPKWYADADELINDPEINAIYIATPPDAHEELAIKAMKVGKPVYIEKPMALNGAECDRINAFSRESGVPVFVAFYRRALDYFLKVKELVDSNVIGDVRFVNICLQWQPYEEETGPNPKPRWRVDPKISGGGHFHDLASHQFDLLEFVFGPIKYASGIARNQAGLYEADDIVVANYEFESGVLGNGSWCYTINKEQREDLAQIIGSKGRITFSFFEKFDIKVETESGTEIFNIPYPQHVQQPLIDSIVKELRGEGKCPSTGESGARANHIMDWITTK, encoded by the coding sequence ATGGATCAGATAAAATGGGGCATCATTGGCTGCGGCAATGTTACCGAAGTCAAGAGCGGCCCGGCTTTTAATAAAGTTGCCAATTCAAGTCTGGTGGCCGTTATGCGGCGCGACGCTGAAAAAGCTGCCGATTACGCGCAGCGCCATAATGTTCCCAAATGGTATGCCGATGCTGACGAGCTCATTAATGATCCGGAGATCAACGCGATATACATTGCAACGCCGCCAGATGCCCACGAAGAACTGGCCATTAAAGCCATGAAGGTAGGCAAGCCTGTTTACATCGAAAAACCCATGGCGCTGAATGGTGCCGAATGCGACCGGATCAATGCATTCAGCAGGGAAAGCGGTGTTCCGGTTTTTGTCGCATTTTACCGCCGCGCACTTGACTATTTTCTCAAAGTAAAAGAACTCGTTGACAGTAATGTTATTGGCGATGTAAGATTTGTGAACATTTGCCTGCAATGGCAGCCTTATGAAGAAGAAACCGGGCCAAACCCAAAGCCACGCTGGCGGGTGGATCCGAAAATTTCAGGTGGCGGCCATTTTCATGACCTGGCGTCGCATCAGTTTGATTTGCTTGAATTTGTATTTGGCCCAATAAAATATGCGTCCGGAATTGCGCGTAACCAGGCAGGATTATATGAAGCCGACGACATTGTCGTGGCCAATTACGAGTTCGAATCGGGCGTTTTGGGCAATGGAAGCTGGTGCTATACCATCAACAAGGAACAGCGCGAGGACCTGGCGCAGATCATCGGCTCCAAAGGCAGGATCACGTTCTCGTTTTTTGAGAAATTTGACATTAAAGTGGAAACGGAATCGGGAACCGAGATTTTCAACATTCCTTATCCGCAACATGTGCAACAGCCTTTAATCGATTCGATTGTGAAGGAGTTACGCGGCGAAGGAAAATGTCCGAGCACCGGCGAATCGGGCGCAAGGGCCAACCATATCATGGATTGGATTACAACAAAGTAA
- a CDS encoding VF530 family protein, producing MEGQPNNPLHGKTLEAILNELVEYYGWEQMGYHININSFQFEPSVKSSLKFLRKTPWARKKVEDLYLKMLERK from the coding sequence ATGGAAGGACAACCCAATAACCCGCTTCACGGCAAAACGCTGGAAGCAATTTTGAACGAACTGGTTGAATATTACGGCTGGGAACAAATGGGTTATCACATTAATATTAATAGTTTCCAGTTTGAGCCAAGTGTGAAATCCAGTCTGAAGTTTTTGAGGAAAACACCCTGGGCAAGAAAAAAAGTAGAAGACCTGTATTTAAAAATGCTCGAACGCAAATGA
- a CDS encoding DnaJ C-terminal domain-containing protein has product MPFVDYYQILGVDKNAPEKEIKNAYRKLARKYHPDVNPDNKEAEKKFQELNEANEVLSDPEKRKKYDQYGKDWQHSDEFERARQSRANSSRQQGQWQTGGNDFSDFFESMFGSSSGFGGGRQRTLRGQDYQAELHLTLQEAYQTQKKTITVNGKNIRITVPAGIQNGQTIKIAGHGGPGTSGGQNGDLFITFNIAADEKLRREGDNIHQKVELDLQTALLGGELVLETLSGKVKLPIKPETQNGSVVRLKGKGFPVYKKAESFGDLYVTFDIKIPVNLTERQKELIAEAFKQVETE; this is encoded by the coding sequence ATGCCATTTGTAGATTATTATCAGATCCTTGGCGTAGATAAAAATGCGCCGGAAAAGGAAATAAAAAACGCTTACCGCAAACTGGCCAGGAAATATCACCCCGATGTGAACCCGGACAATAAGGAAGCCGAGAAGAAGTTTCAGGAACTGAATGAAGCCAATGAGGTGCTCAGCGATCCTGAAAAGCGAAAAAAATATGACCAGTACGGAAAAGACTGGCAGCATAGTGATGAATTTGAAAGAGCACGCCAGTCCCGCGCCAATTCATCTCGGCAGCAGGGACAATGGCAAACAGGCGGCAATGATTTTTCCGATTTCTTTGAGTCCATGTTCGGTTCCTCCAGCGGCTTTGGCGGTGGCAGGCAAAGGACATTGCGCGGGCAGGACTATCAGGCGGAACTACACCTGACATTGCAGGAAGCCTATCAAACGCAAAAGAAAACCATCACTGTCAACGGTAAAAATATTCGTATCACCGTCCCCGCCGGCATTCAAAACGGGCAAACGATCAAAATCGCAGGTCATGGCGGACCGGGCACAAGCGGAGGCCAGAATGGCGACCTTTTTATCACATTCAACATTGCTGCCGATGAAAAGCTGCGAAGGGAAGGCGACAACATTCACCAAAAAGTGGAGCTGGATCTTCAAACCGCATTGCTGGGCGGCGAGCTCGTACTTGAAACGCTCAGTGGAAAAGTGAAGCTTCCGATCAAGCCGGAGACGCAAAACGGAAGTGTTGTCAGATTGAAAGGCAAAGGTTTTCCTGTTTATAAAAAAGCAGAAAGCTTTGGCGATCTGTATGTTACGTTTGACATTAAAATTCCTGTAAACCTCACGGAGCGGCAAAAAGAGCTGATCGCAGAAGCGTTTAAGCAAGTTGAAACGGAATAA
- a CDS encoding DEAD/DEAH box helicase: MKFEDYHIAPEIKRSLDTAGFKKPTDIQFKAIPAIMKGEDVLAIAQTGTGKTAAFAIPVIDKLHKQKVSSRSEGIKCVVMVPTRELAIQITEVFAKLAQHTRVKAFSVFGGVEQGPQIAQLEKGIDVLVSTPGRMFDLVSQGHIKLDRIEILILDEADHMLDLGFIKDIQDLIKFLPKNRQTLFFSATINEKIKKLAYSLVRNAIRIQISPNDRVAKNITHSVAFVAMDDKRFFLERVIKENPDSKILVFVRTKVRAERVFNALERMEIVSMTIHGDKEQADRLTALNEFKQGNVKVLIATDVSARGIDIANVDYVVNYDLPEQAENYVHRVGRTGRGTQKGRAVSFCSPEEKPMLEEIQTYLEKPIDVLSISTTDYSQTIDFTADTTDDLKSLMKEVEDYETAKRKKKKK, translated from the coding sequence ATGAAATTCGAAGATTACCACATTGCCCCTGAGATCAAAAGAAGCCTGGACACAGCCGGATTTAAAAAACCGACCGACATTCAGTTCAAGGCTATTCCTGCGATCATGAAGGGCGAAGATGTGCTGGCCATTGCGCAAACGGGCACAGGAAAAACCGCCGCTTTTGCCATTCCGGTTATTGATAAGTTGCACAAACAAAAGGTTTCCAGTCGCTCAGAAGGCATTAAATGTGTGGTGATGGTTCCTACCCGGGAGCTTGCAATCCAGATTACGGAGGTTTTTGCCAAACTCGCGCAGCATACCAGAGTGAAAGCATTCAGTGTGTTTGGCGGCGTAGAACAGGGTCCGCAGATCGCTCAGCTGGAAAAAGGCATCGACGTCCTGGTTTCCACCCCCGGAAGGATGTTCGACCTCGTAAGCCAGGGCCACATTAAACTCGACCGAATAGAAATTCTGATCCTCGACGAAGCCGATCATATGCTGGATCTGGGATTTATTAAGGATATTCAGGACCTTATAAAATTTTTACCCAAGAACAGACAGACGCTGTTTTTCTCAGCTACGATCAACGAAAAGATCAAAAAACTAGCCTACTCGCTGGTAAGAAACGCCATTCGCATCCAGATTTCACCCAATGATCGTGTCGCGAAAAATATCACGCATTCCGTGGCTTTTGTGGCTATGGATGACAAAAGGTTCTTTTTGGAACGTGTGATTAAAGAGAATCCCGATAGCAAGATCCTTGTTTTCGTTCGTACAAAAGTGCGCGCGGAAAGGGTTTTTAACGCATTGGAAAGAATGGAAATCGTTAGCATGACCATTCACGGCGACAAAGAACAAGCCGACAGGCTAACAGCGCTGAACGAGTTTAAACAAGGAAATGTAAAAGTGCTGATCGCCACGGACGTTAGCGCAAGGGGAATTGACATTGCCAATGTGGATTACGTCGTGAACTACGATCTTCCCGAGCAAGCCGAAAACTACGTGCACAGGGTGGGACGCACGGGCCGCGGAACGCAAAAAGGCCGCGCCGTTTCCTTTTGCAGCCCCGAGGAGAAGCCTATGCTGGAAGAAATTCAAACATATCTGGAAAAACCAATCGACGTGTTGAGCATCAGTACAACCGATTACTCACAAACAATCGACTTCACCGCTGACACTACCGACGACCTGAAATCATTGATGAAGGAAGTGGAAGATTACGAGACAGCAAAAAGGAAAAAGAAGAAGAAATAA
- a CDS encoding CHRD domain-containing protein — protein MKKPMKRFLLLIAGVVMLGFVSSCKEEGPHKDDIVKFSAVINSGATVPKATSAGQGTGVFEYNKNTMELKYNINYQNVTPTSVNIHSANPSWEAGPLLFTYAATGNQVQGTQKLNTEQQTMLILGMLYVNIPTKENIYGEIRGQIIADRFEE, from the coding sequence ATGAAAAAGCCAATGAAACGTTTTTTACTATTGATCGCAGGAGTTGTAATGTTAGGTTTTGTGTCGTCTTGCAAAGAGGAAGGCCCTCACAAAGATGACATTGTGAAGTTCTCCGCAGTTATAAATAGTGGCGCTACTGTTCCAAAAGCTACTTCTGCTGGTCAGGGCACAGGTGTTTTTGAATACAACAAAAATACAATGGAGTTGAAATACAACATTAATTATCAAAATGTTACACCAACTTCTGTGAACATTCACAGCGCAAACCCATCTTGGGAAGCTGGTCCATTGTTGTTCACTTACGCGGCGACTGGTAACCAGGTTCAGGGAACGCAGAAGCTGAACACGGAGCAACAAACGATGTTGATCTTGGGAATGCTTTATGTGAACATTCCTACCAAAGAGAACATTTATGGTGAAATTCGCGGACAGATCATTGCTGACAGATTCGAAGAATAA
- a CDS encoding SH3 domain-containing protein: MQALNKKYLLFWIFLGTFLTAETALSANKKELKTADSLFAMARYPESLVLYKKNFSEDEKNNQSLLLKLAFLAEKTNNYTDCLFYLSKLALTNPSRRLFEKMDKLAAEQNLTGYEFDDYNYFIIFYRRYGDYIPILLLTLGTYIVVIMVTKVRRGEPILQIHKLSIVVYLLVLLGILNVPSLYRTCIIVNENTFLRDEPSSAAPVVDRVGRGHKLTIVGSVDHWNRVIWNNQIVYIRKSDLWNI, translated from the coding sequence ATGCAAGCCCTGAATAAGAAATACCTGCTATTCTGGATTTTTTTAGGAACCTTCCTGACTGCTGAAACAGCTTTGTCAGCCAATAAAAAAGAGCTAAAAACGGCTGATTCTCTGTTCGCTATGGCGCGCTATCCGGAGTCGCTGGTGCTATATAAAAAAAATTTCAGTGAGGATGAAAAAAACAACCAAAGCCTGTTGCTAAAACTCGCTTTCCTGGCCGAGAAGACCAATAACTACACGGATTGCCTCTTTTATCTCAGCAAACTTGCCCTCACAAATCCTTCCCGCCGACTCTTCGAAAAAATGGATAAGCTAGCCGCTGAGCAAAATCTAACGGGCTATGAATTCGACGATTACAACTATTTTATAATTTTTTATAGAAGATATGGTGATTACATTCCAATATTGCTTCTAACTTTGGGGACATACATTGTCGTCATAATGGTGACAAAAGTGCGGAGAGGGGAACCGATTTTGCAAATACATAAACTTTCAATTGTCGTGTATCTGCTTGTATTGCTGGGGATTCTCAATGTGCCTTCTCTTTACCGAACGTGCATTATAGTCAATGAAAACACGTTTTTAAGGGATGAGCCGTCTTCTGCGGCTCCCGTTGTGGACCGGGTTGGTAGGGGGCATAAGCTTACGATTGTGGGTTCTGTTGACCATTGGAACCGCGTAATATGGAACAATCAGATCGTGTATATACGCAAAAGTGACCTCTGGAATATTTAA
- a CDS encoding site-specific integrase codes for MKTKLSLLFYLKNPKNYQKGPVPIYLRITVESKRAEFTTGRECEPSRWNAVAGRVSGAKEAVKSVNAYLGNLEQQLLDAQAALVRDNALITAETIKNKFLGVGPKERLLMAVIADHNERMKALIGQEYAIGTFNRYKVLERHTSAFLKSHFDTSDFDIGRIDFPFIADYEFYLRSVRKMGNNAVVKHVKMFRKIVNICLGNGWMNLDPYLNFKGKFKKVDKAILTRAELDLMANKEFASDRLAQVRDTFVFCCFTGLAYSDIQKLEKSQIARGIDGEQWIFSQRTKTNVKSHIPLLPEALQIIDRYKDHPFCESRGLVLPVPSNQKMNDYLKEIAVICGIDKVLTSHVARHTFATTITLQNGVPIESVSKMLGHTNIRTTQIYAKILDTKVSEDMQALKGRLLKRFGTEG; via the coding sequence ATGAAAACAAAACTAAGTCTGCTTTTCTATTTGAAGAACCCGAAAAACTATCAAAAAGGGCCCGTGCCGATTTACTTGCGGATTACGGTTGAAAGCAAAAGAGCCGAATTTACGACCGGGCGAGAATGCGAGCCCAGCCGGTGGAATGCGGTTGCTGGCAGAGTATCTGGTGCGAAGGAGGCTGTAAAGTCGGTGAACGCTTATCTCGGCAACCTCGAACAGCAATTGTTAGATGCACAAGCCGCATTGGTTCGCGACAATGCTTTGATAACTGCGGAAACGATCAAAAACAAGTTTTTAGGCGTCGGCCCCAAAGAGCGTCTATTGATGGCGGTGATAGCTGACCATAACGAGCGGATGAAAGCATTAATCGGCCAGGAATATGCAATTGGCACATTCAACAGATACAAGGTGCTAGAACGCCATACATCAGCATTCTTAAAGAGTCACTTCGACACAAGCGATTTTGACATTGGCCGCATCGATTTCCCCTTCATCGCCGATTATGAGTTCTATCTGCGCTCAGTTCGTAAGATGGGCAATAACGCTGTGGTAAAGCACGTGAAGATGTTTCGCAAGATCGTAAACATTTGTCTGGGCAATGGGTGGATGAATCTTGATCCCTATTTGAACTTCAAGGGTAAGTTTAAGAAGGTCGATAAAGCGATCCTCACGAGAGCTGAACTGGACTTAATGGCAAACAAAGAATTTGCTAGCGATAGACTAGCCCAAGTGCGGGACACCTTTGTTTTTTGTTGTTTCACCGGCCTGGCCTACTCCGATATCCAGAAGCTTGAAAAAAGCCAGATTGCAAGAGGTATCGATGGTGAGCAATGGATTTTCAGCCAGCGAACGAAAACGAATGTCAAATCACATATCCCGCTGTTGCCAGAAGCGCTTCAAATTATTGACAGATATAAAGATCATCCGTTCTGCGAATCTCGCGGGCTGGTATTGCCAGTTCCGAGCAACCAAAAGATGAATGACTACCTGAAAGAGATTGCCGTGATTTGCGGGATTGACAAAGTTCTCACCTCACACGTAGCCAGGCATACGTTCGCCACGACTATAACTTTGCAGAATGGTGTGCCGATTGAAAGTGTTTCTAAAATGCTTGGGCATACGAACATTCGGACGACACAGATTTATGCTAAGATTCTGGACACGAAGGTTAGTGAGGATATGCAGGCTTTGAAAGGGCGGCTCTTGAAGCGTTTTGGCACGGAAGGTTAG
- a CDS encoding VOC family protein has translation MRTINPWINFNGNAEEAFNFYKSVFGGEFTKIIRFKDLASAEFPVPENEANKIMTIVLPLGKHNVLIANDVPEFMGPVNENENRSKISVSAESREEAEKIFNGLSAGGDVEGPMDDSPWGTYAGMFRDKYGIEWIVEFDPNYIG, from the coding sequence ATGAGAACGATCAACCCCTGGATCAACTTCAATGGAAATGCTGAAGAAGCATTCAATTTTTACAAATCAGTTTTTGGCGGAGAATTCACAAAAATCATTCGTTTCAAGGACTTAGCAAGCGCTGAATTCCCTGTGCCAGAAAATGAAGCAAATAAAATAATGACCATTGTATTGCCTTTGGGGAAACACAATGTGTTAATAGCCAATGATGTCCCTGAATTTATGGGACCAGTGAACGAAAACGAAAACAGGTCTAAAATATCAGTTAGTGCAGAGAGTCGTGAAGAAGCAGAGAAAATCTTTAATGGACTATCAGCAGGTGGAGATGTTGAAGGGCCAATGGACGACAGTCCCTGGGGCACGTACGCTGGAATGTTCAGGGATAAATATGGAATTGAATGGATTGTTGAGTTTGATCCAAATTATATTGGGTAA
- a CDS encoding RidA family protein: MSTNENAAVPAVPISKSLVSNGFLFISGQIGSAGGQVVTTSFQDEVTQVFTNIETILNEHSLTFSHIVSITVYLTDMRYFDELNAVYQTYFTDRYPTRTCIAVAGLPKQARVELTTIASLELKAS, encoded by the coding sequence ATGAGTACTAACGAAAATGCTGCTGTACCGGCAGTTCCGATTTCAAAATCTTTGGTGTCCAACGGATTCCTGTTCATTTCCGGTCAAATCGGCTCTGCTGGTGGCCAGGTGGTGACCACATCCTTCCAGGACGAGGTTACGCAGGTATTTACGAATATCGAAACGATACTCAATGAGCACAGTCTGACTTTCAGCCATATTGTTAGCATTACGGTATACCTTACGGATATGCGGTATTTCGACGAACTCAACGCTGTGTACCAAACTTATTTCACCGACCGCTATCCAACCCGCACCTGCATAGCCGTGGCAGGTTTACCGAAGCAAGCGCGGGTTGAGCTGACTACGATTGCGAGTTTGGAGTTGAAAGCTAGTTGA
- a CDS encoding EthD family reductase, with translation MKFKLILSFLLLAPCFVAFSQENQSVKSEKQGIAVADKGLIKISVMYPFAEGKTFNMEYYETKHMPMVAGYLGANLVKYTIEKGLSSGIPNQPLPFLAIGTFYVKSLSEYQAAVAPNRDAIRADFANYTNVVPVILVSEVVK, from the coding sequence ATGAAGTTTAAATTAATTCTATCATTTCTGCTTTTAGCCCCTTGTTTTGTTGCATTTAGTCAGGAGAATCAATCTGTAAAATCTGAGAAGCAAGGCATTGCTGTTGCCGACAAAGGCCTGATCAAGATATCCGTTATGTATCCATTTGCGGAGGGCAAAACCTTCAATATGGAATATTATGAAACGAAGCATATGCCCATGGTAGCGGGTTATTTAGGAGCAAATTTGGTTAAGTACACCATTGAAAAAGGCCTGTCCAGTGGTATTCCCAACCAACCTCTACCTTTTTTGGCTATTGGCACATTTTATGTCAAAAGTCTGAGCGAATATCAAGCGGCGGTGGCGCCAAACAGAGATGCAATTCGCGCAGATTTTGCAAATTATACCAATGTTGTTCCGGTCATTTTGGTGAGTGAAGTTGTAAAATAA
- a CDS encoding glycosyl-4,4'-diaponeurosporenoate acyltransferase CrtO family protein, translating into MRRAFILILIPIVTIALVYALIHFIGMQGFAFAWSLNFLLMACALTFTETLKGPLTSTYFNEKEWELKGKIYESFGVNFYRKLLVWVGWEKLNKKSNPIEKKTNALVHLHYRTKQSELGHLIILIIVLGFNFFVAFEFGVIQSLWLLILNVLLNLYPIFLQRYNRPRIERAITLSRRR; encoded by the coding sequence ATGAGAAGAGCCTTTATTTTAATTCTTATTCCAATCGTTACCATTGCCTTAGTATACGCATTAATTCATTTTATTGGGATGCAGGGTTTCGCATTTGCATGGTCCCTCAACTTCTTGCTGATGGCATGCGCGCTCACCTTTACCGAAACCTTAAAAGGCCCACTTACCTCGACCTATTTTAACGAAAAGGAATGGGAGCTGAAAGGAAAAATATATGAGTCTTTTGGCGTAAATTTTTACCGAAAATTATTGGTTTGGGTTGGCTGGGAAAAATTGAACAAAAAATCCAATCCAATTGAAAAGAAGACAAATGCACTTGTACATCTGCATTACCGAACCAAACAATCCGAATTAGGGCATCTGATTATTTTAATTATCGTTTTGGGTTTCAATTTTTTTGTGGCATTTGAGTTTGGGGTTATCCAATCTTTGTGGTTGCTGATATTAAATGTATTGCTAAATCTATACCCTATTTTTCTGCAAAGATATAACCGGCCACGAATCGAAAGGGCCATCACTTTAAGTCGACGCAGGTAA
- a CDS encoding rhamnogalacturonidase: MTKSCLLFLHLFLISFLSFSQTGKSVTFPDGTKIPAWFSDSSKIRLEDLGKQFVITKHGASSDSNVVQTAVIQKIIDLAHQQGGGVIVIPKGTFLSGALFFKPKTHLYVSEGATLKGSDKIADYPSMASRMEGQNLDYFPALVNAYGVNGFTISGKGVIDGNGLNYWKAFWQRRKENPNCTNLEVSRPRLVFIWKSNDVQVQDVRLQNSGFWTSHYYQCNNIKILNVRITAPHEPIKAPSTDAIDLDVCNNVLIKGCYLAVNDDAIALKGGKGPYADTDKGNGANTNVIIEDSEFGFCHAALTCGSEAIHNKNIVMRNCHITNAMRVLWLKMRPDTPQKYEFVSVENIAGYAYSLIYVKPWKQFFDLKGRKDVPLSYCDNISLKNITLKCEVFFDVSPGDYDKLSRFNFEDLNITAKNAAYDKSVVQDFKLTNVKVNEKLIH; encoded by the coding sequence ATGACAAAATCTTGTCTGCTTTTCTTACACCTCTTCCTTATCTCCTTTCTTTCCTTTTCACAGACGGGGAAATCCGTTACTTTCCCGGATGGAACAAAAATACCGGCCTGGTTTTCAGACAGTTCGAAAATCAGGTTGGAGGATTTGGGCAAACAATTCGTCATTACAAAACACGGGGCTTCAAGCGATAGTAATGTCGTGCAAACGGCCGTTATCCAAAAAATTATCGATCTCGCACATCAGCAAGGCGGCGGTGTGATCGTCATTCCGAAAGGCACATTTCTCAGCGGCGCATTGTTTTTTAAACCAAAAACCCATTTATACGTTTCCGAGGGCGCAACATTAAAAGGCTCCGACAAGATAGCCGATTACCCGAGTATGGCGTCGAGAATGGAAGGGCAAAACCTGGATTATTTTCCTGCGCTCGTGAATGCGTATGGCGTTAACGGTTTCACAATTTCCGGCAAAGGCGTGATTGACGGAAACGGGCTGAATTACTGGAAAGCATTCTGGCAAAGAAGAAAAGAAAACCCGAATTGCACCAACCTCGAAGTTTCGCGTCCACGACTGGTTTTCATTTGGAAAAGCAATGATGTGCAGGTCCAGGATGTACGGTTGCAAAACTCCGGCTTTTGGACAAGTCACTATTATCAATGCAATAACATTAAAATCCTGAATGTGCGCATTACCGCGCCACACGAGCCCATCAAAGCGCCCAGCACGGACGCGATCGACCTGGATGTTTGTAATAATGTGTTGATAAAAGGCTGCTATCTGGCTGTAAATGACGATGCAATCGCTTTAAAGGGTGGAAAAGGGCCTTATGCAGATACGGATAAAGGCAATGGCGCAAATACAAATGTGATCATCGAAGACAGCGAATTCGGGTTTTGCCATGCCGCACTAACCTGCGGCAGCGAAGCCATTCACAACAAAAACATCGTCATGCGTAACTGCCACATTACCAACGCAATGCGTGTGCTTTGGCTTAAAATGAGACCGGATACACCGCAAAAATACGAGTTCGTCAGCGTGGAAAACATTGCCGGTTACGCATATAGTTTGATTTATGTAAAGCCTTGGAAGCAGTTTTTTGATTTGAAAGGGAGAAAAGACGTGCCCCTATCCTACTGTGACAACATTAGTCTAAAAAACATTACCCTGAAATGCGAAGTGTTTTTCGACGTCAGCCCCGGTGACTATGATAAGTTGTCGAGATTCAATTTTGAGGATTTGAATATAACTGCCAAAAATGCAGCCTACGACAAGAGCGTGGTGCAGGATTTCAAGCTGACCAATGTGAAGGTGAATGAAAAGTTGATTCATTAA